agcgcagtcgaggatggcagaaaaatgggtggagtgatgaaattaagaaattaacggacgcaagttgcaatcagctagcgcaagacaggggtaattggagatcacaggcagatgccttcgtcatgcagtggacatatagtctgatgatgatgaaattttgCTCATTTGTGAAAATATTTGGGTCACATATGTTAACAATACAATCAGAAAACCCGTTCCATATTTTAATCCCACAAGGCAAAGCAGAATTGGTAAACGCGTGTGTTCGGCCAGACGGACATTGTAAGCTTGTCCTAATATTTACATGGCCCGAGGAGCGATATGTTCTTGAAAGAGGCCGTGTGGTTTGACGGTGACTGTATACTATTTTGTGCAGAAGGCTGATTAAAGCAATATCCCCACGATACGGTAGGTGTGGAAGCGAAAGTGATTGCTTCATTTTGATTGTACTGGATAGTCGGTTCTTTTCATGGGCAATGACATGTGCAGCGCGATTCTGGACGGCTTCGTGGGATTTGATGGCAGGTGCGTATTCTAGCTGACAGCGCACAAAAGTCAATTTGGTAGGCGAGCTTCCGAGTAGTTGCAGGTGTGCTGTGAAGATTACGTTTGAGATAGCTTAATGTTTGCGATGCTTTGCTGTTATCTTTTCTGTGTGCACTGACCACGATAAATTCGGTGTGAAATGaataccaagatatttgtagCAATTTGTGGTCGAGAGGCGCATCCTTGTTAACGGAATTTGTGAAGAGGGAATTTGAGAGCTTGCGGCCAAAGGTCATGGTTTTGTATTTTTTGGTGTTCAAACTCATTTGTCATATCTCACACCGATGCGATATGTGGTCAAGGTCATGTTCAAGCGCATTACAGTCATGACCTGAATTAACTTTTCTGtacaacacagtcatctgcgaacaaTCTGATTAAAAGAAGTTATGTTAAATTGAAAGTTATCATGCTGATTAGTCATTGCACGCTATGGGACGCAAGCGTCGGTGAATAGTTTAATAGATCTATTATTTACGGCAAGCAAGTCGTTTTATAAATTAACAATACTAACGGGCCCAAGATGAGCAATGAGGAACAACTGACTTTACGGCGCAGTGCGGGGATGCAGAATTGTGAGCTACTACGAATTCGATACGGTTTGCAAAGGAAATATTCTATCCATTTCAGAATATTAATgtcaatattattattattattattattattattattattattattattattattatagtctTCCTCATTTGCAAACCTGCTAATCTCAGGATGTGACGAAAGGATAAACGATAAAAACATATAGCACTTGAAACTGTATATCTGTAGCGCGAGAATGTAAATTTGCTCACATAAGTTTTCTGTTTAGGACATTAACTGGGTTCCAAAAGCCACCCTTAGGCGAATCTCTATATCTCCCATTGTGCCTtctctattattgcgatagcaattatatggacactcaaaagcagatttctgccgtcggcgtcgccgtcgccgtcgccgtgaggttccgtatgacgtcatttggagatgaaatcgtcgccgcgcgccgaacgctgtatgtgcgagtgaaagggcgcgaggggcgcgtctttcacggggagtgaacgcacggcggagaacaaacgcgcgttctgtgccgtgctcgcttaagggctgcagaagtaggcgtctcttttctcctttataatcaccatatatgtagagcaaacgcgcattcttcagacgcgcgagaggccgtgggggagggggagggaagggaggcgacgtttagctgcggcaccaagtgcctatttatatcagaggctccagcaacagtcaccaacgccgcacgcattttgagctaacgcgggcaaaacgccgatggcgtcgacaacagttctgcgtgttgttgctaccaaagccgctcaccttacttcgtatgacattgctgtgttgctatcgcattcattgcttcgcccttagggcgaaactgtgacattttcttttttttttccacatccaCAGAATGGTGTCCGCGTGCCTTCTGCTGCACCTCCTTCAGAACATCTCAGGCGCCCAACTTTGCCTGCTGCGTGCTATTCAGGTGATGGGCAATGCGGTGGCAGAAATATCGCCGCAGCTACTGGCCGCAATGCTGGTTGCCGCGCACCTCGGGTGCGCCAGCTTAGCCGCTGCTTTTACGAAGGCCGCAAATCGACGCACTCTGCTTGCAGCGTCCGCCTTCCTGGCTGCAAGCGTTCTCATCATTTTCCGGCCCCTGGAGCACTTAGCTTTCACGTGAGCTCATTAGCCTGACTCTCGTAATTTCCaacatatttttgtttttttttttctgtttcttttgaGTGAATATTTAAGAGGTGGTCGGGTTTTCAGCACATGTGGTGGTTTTTTGATGTCGCCTGCACACAGAGAGACATTGGGCCAATGGCACCCGAATGGCTAATGCTATATGATGACGAAACCCCTTTCAGGTTTCTTGCAGTATAGGCctaaattaatttatttattcatttgtttatctatctatttatttgtttgtttattgatgtatttatttatttattgtttaccCTGCAGCTTCAAAGAATTAGAGcagttgagtggaactgcatgtATAAATGGAAGACCTACGTAGACGTAGACTTGCAGCAAAATATCACTTCAAGAATTAAACACGAGTTCAACACAGAAATGCAAATTGACATTCTTACATATCCATCGAGAAACAACAAACATAAAAGGTGAAATTAATATAATAAGTTAACACGTATAATTTTAGAGAGTTAATAAATCACGGCTGAAAACCTCTGGTCACAGCTTAATTAGTGAGCCATGCAACGAAACGATGGATATTGTTCAAGAAAAACGATAACATTATATAGTTACACCTGCACGACATCTCTGGTATTTTGTGCTGATGGTCTCTACTGGCTAACACATATTTTGGTGGTCTAAAATATTTGCTTTTGTTAATTGTACTCAAGTTGTCGCAGATACAGTGCAAGATCTTTAGTCGATGACAGTGTCGCCTTCTCTGCTGAGGCTATAATCCAAGAGCGTCCTTTATTTTTGTTACACTGACCTTCCCAGAAAACGACTAGCAAATAAATGAAACTGCGCGATTTCTCAACCATTACAATTTCTTCATAATGTAATCTTGATGGGGGTGCCGCAAATCAGGAACATATTGCCAAATTAGGTCACACAAGTGACTGATAGATTACTGTCTCAAGATTCGTTGGAACCCTGCGGAATGTCGTACTGACGACGATCAAAATGATGCTAGCTCTTTAAATTATTTGAGTATGTGATTCCAAGAAGCTAGATCATCAGAAAGTACAACGCTTAAATACTTAATTTTGGACGCCTGCTTTAGTGGTATTATCAATTGCGTAGGTATCCTTACTTGTGTGGTAACGCCTCTGAAAACTGACATGATAATATAAATTACCATTCAATTAAGCTGCCAGAACTTACGCAAAATTTTATTATGATCCAGGACATTCTGAAGTGCTCTATTGTCATTGCTACCACATATTGTCCTGTACACTACGTAGTCACCCACAAACAACCTACCAGGTCATTTATAAAAATTAAAAATAGCAAAGGGCTGCTCCTTGGTGCTGCTCCTGCAAAAGACTGCTCCCTGTAGAACTCCAGAAGTTATTTCAACATCACATTTTTATACCGGCCACACGGCTTAAGCACATTATTATTATCTTGAAGAAGTTTAATAATCTTGTTGTCTATAAGTATATTGCTTCCCCATTTGATGTTTCTTCCCCATTTGAAACTGAGTCGTAGGCTTTTTTGAACTCTAGAAATATAGCGTCAATTACAAACATGTTTTCTGCTGAATTAGTGACGTCATATATAGTTCTGTGATTTCCATAAGAAACATCTTTGAGAAAACCATGTTTCTTCTTAAAAAAGAAGCCCTTGGTAACCAACAACTTGGACAACAACAAAGTCAAATAGGAAACAAAAAGGCGGACACCTGTCTTGCACAACCCCGTAAACTACTTATAGGCCGCATTTAAAATTATGTTTATTCGATACGTTTGTCTTTCAAAAACGCGTACATTGGTCAGGCTGGCCGATGTATTAGGAAGAGTTTAAAGGAGCATCATTATTCTTGAGTCTACCACGGGCAAGCAGTGGCGGGAAACGCAATGCTTCGCACAACACAACCAGGGAAGACAAGGCCGAAGAGGGCGGCGAGCTGGGCTTATCGTGAACacgcaataaaaagaacaaagaaaaaaaaaaaggttcaatCGGGACAACTCGGGTGTCGGTCTCTTCTCTGTCGCTACAATACTGGTTCCGAAAACCCAGGAGAAAGCCGGCATTCTTCACACCGATACCTTACCGAGGATGGAGAAGTCCTTCGTGGTTCGGCTACCCGACTCACTTccgtagcaaaactgtgaatgacgaaacggactttttattgggcgaacctgcgcccacaaaagcaagctacactcgaagcacaacgatagtggtaacacagtcggcgatcgtcgaaatctgattagcggcgaaacgcgtcggcttttgcacatgcgtcatcgaaggttccagagtaatctctggtgcccacctgtcttccagaaagtactagacagttcgcgtcgctcatacaatcagattacataggCGTCGGTGAGagcagacaacggatagaagcgtcgataacgttctagaataacgttctagaaacttccgatacatgcaggaaCGTCGGGCTGAGCGATTACGTTTATCATTTGTTGGCAGGTGAAAAGCGGTCATCGGGGgaaaaataaacaagtacacgtgtcaatattggGCCAATGACTACAACTATAAGAACTGGGGTGTTAAGAAAATATTACACTCGAAGGAGGGTGTATGGgcaaaaaagccgcagtttcgccctaaaggcgaagcattgattgcgacagaacattagtggacagctatacggaattagggtagtagttttattttccgtataaacttgtaaaaataGGCATACAATCTAAATTAACAGAcctggtgtcacgtgcgcacaagcaaacatgaacgcatctcactcgatgaccgcggaaactcgctgtcaaaatgttgTACTGAGTAAACGCGGCTGCTGCAGCCAGCGAATGGACCTTCGTACCACCGCTCGCATTAACCTGAACTAACCCGAGAAAACACAGCATAGGctggactctgtccccgccgcaaatggctttcaagatacagcggtcCGAGGGGGCACGCGTGGGCGTAGAACGCGGCCCGTAAAAGCCCATATAATTGCAAGTGCCCATATAAGtgcaatcgcaataaaagcgtTTGGCGCACTTAAGCCTAGATGCCCTTTCACCGGAAGACGTTATCGACCGCCAACCATGAAGATCGTGTTCTGAGTGCTCGGTCACCTATAGAAAATCACATCCGCCTTGTAAATGCTCTTCGTCTCCTCACACAGCCACTGGTCGGTGCGTGAAGAGTCCAGCCCGACGAGCTGGGGTGCCGTGATCTCGGTTGGACTGCTGGTGCTGGCGTACTCAGTAGGCCTGTGCCACCTCCCAGCGTTGCTGACCGGCGAGATCATGCCTTCGAGGATACGTCTCCTGGGCTCCTCTGTCGTCTGGTCATCGCGCTGGCTCGTGGCCTTTCTGCTAATGCACTTCGACGTCGACGTGCTCGGCGCGTTCCAGCAAAGAGGACCACTGCTAGCGCTAAGCCTCACGATGGTAGTCGTCGCCACAACCGCCACATTGCTTATCCCCGAAACCGAAGGCCGAACGCTGACACAGATTAACACGGGCAGCTGACCAATCTACAAGCATAACTTTTCATATTGCTCATCAAATAATGGCAAttacttgtttttattttaatttgagGCAATAACGTCTCCACTTTTCGTGACGTGCTTGATACAAAAATGTGCAAATTTCACTTCAAATAGACATTTATCTGAAAAGAAAGCTGGCTTGTCGAGTCGATGAGTTTTCCCGGTTTATTTTAGCGTGCGGGTCGGGCGTTCCTCTTATATTACAATGTATTCGTTTAATTTAGAGTCACGCTACTCTTTAAGGTTTCTTGTAATGGTGTATTTGTCTCTTATAGTAGCACTCACTGTTTTTAACGAGCGTGCTAAGGCACTGCATAANNNNNNNNNNNNNNNNNNNNNNNNNNNNNNNNNNNNNNNNNNNNNNNNNNNNNNNNNNNNNNNNNNNNNNNNNNNNNNNNNNNNNNNNNNNNNNNNNNNNgcggtatattggcgctttagttaataggcccctgaagtctgtgaacaggataattcaagcctacaagtatgaaggtcgcattcaggatgcaccccgcgcgccccgccctaaagctaccacagacgatgaagacgccctcatagttgcagctgctgttcgtaaccctttcttgccagccccagcaatacgcgaggacttggatttggacgtttcggacaccactgttcgacgtcgcctgcgtactgcgggccttcgcagtcgcgtcgcagcgcagaagccactactaacggcggcaaacaaggacgcacgacggcagttcgctgacctgcacgaagcatggacatcagaagagtggggtcacgtcatcttttcggatgagtcgacgttttcgacgcgacaagaccaaagattgcgtgtttggagactaccaggcacacggtgaggcaaacttcctgctttgaaaagcaattgttttagttaacgtcacaatgccacgcaggaacgacccggacaacgtgcaaggtgtttctgccagtgggagatcgagtgtgaacgtgtggggtgctgtttcaagatatggtttagggcccctgcaacgtatacgtggacacttatcgtcggaacaatactgcaacattttgaacaatgtgctgttgccatatgcgagcagttttattcccagacggtgattacctgttccaacaggaccggtcaccgatacacacggcgcgggctgtcaaggagttccaggcggagcagcacatgcagctactggaatggcctccgaaaggagcggacctgaatgtgatagaaaacgtgtggggccgtctgaaagcttctttggcaaggaagcccctttattccgcgacttcggaccagttgtgggcgcaagtcagcaacgagtgggaaaggctgaaagccgatcgggaatatgttcgatcactttacgactcgttaccgtccagaatagctgcagtcgttgctgtaagtggtcacatgactcgctattagatttgctcatgttttatatttgttctcatggtcttgttaacttgaattgcaaaagtgcaattttcttgaataaaaagtttaataattatccctcttacactcacttctttccttcacgcgccaatcttcaatccagatggaccttgaaatgcagaaggtatcagctcagcgaacaaaaaatgcggctagcagacgacgaacaagcgtatcgatgacgtgatgcgcgcggtggaaagagtgtttcgcaaagcacatgctgcgcatgtgcaatgtttccaacgatggctgttacgcggccctgatagtgccgtcggccacgcgctcgcgtgttcaccctaacagtgctcaccgctgtacatatACAAAAGGACCTTATTCTagagaacattaaaaaaaagcagcTACTGACTTTAGGATTATACTTAAATTTCAGCAACCCATTTCACAGAGTGAATCATAAATTGCTGCTTCTAAAACTGGGGGAAATACGGCTTCCGAGGAATAACACTTGAACTTATCCAATCTTACTTCGAAATCCGACATCAATTTGTTGAAATTAATGGTCGTTTATGAAACGTTTGTCAGCGGGAGTGCCACAGCGTAGCATCCTTAGCCcgatatttttattgcgatagcaattatatggacactccaagcacatttttgccgtcgccgtcgtcgtcgtcgccgccatgatattccgtataaagtccaaccacgataaaatcgtcgccgcgcgccgtgcgttgtgtgtgcgagtgacagcgtgcgagggtgagccggcaaccgcagcgtGCGCACGctagaggaaggcggccggaagcgcatggTCGCCGTTCACGCGCGACGAGGCGACGGacacgggaggggggggggggggggggggtgcgttctgcttacgaggctgctgctcacggagctatcttgaaagcgatttgcaacGCGGCGCACGCTggcgcacgcaccgtatctttaaagcgatctccagacggctctgacctttgtatgtgctgtgctttcggccgctctgtttccgttgaagcgatacaccgcaggCACTTTAGCTGGCTGCGGCCGCCGCGCTCGTTcgcgctagcgttttgacagtggttgcctgcggtcgtcgagtgcgatctattcctatttgcttgtgcgcgctgacaccacgcatgttaattcagtgagtaggcgaatgtgtccaagtttatgcagccgataacactactatccctactccgtatagctgtctactaatttgctatcgcaattgacgcttcgcctttcgggcgaaactgcgacatttttccttTTTTACATTAATGACATTGTGCAAGTTAGTGATGTGGGCAAAATTGTCGCGTATGTAGATGACTGGCTGTTTTCTCTAAAGGTAAAGATTTAAAAGAAATGTCACCTATAGCAAGTTCCGTTTGTTTTAAACTTCGAGCATGTTTGAAGGCAAACGACCTCATTCTTAATTAAACTAAAACCAAATGAGGTATTTTCCATGTTCCGGCAAGTTCTAATGCATCTCTAGATAATACTGTTTTGGGTGCGTGTAATTTTAACATTACGTCATCTATAAAAACCCTAGGAGTAATATTAACAATGAACATGTCCTGGAATGAACACGTCATTCATGTTTTCTTAAAGGTACGAAAGGTTGTTAGTGTATTAAATCGAAATCGAAGTACATTACCGTTTATAATCAAGCTTCTTATCTTTCATGCTCTTTTCCATTCACACCTAGGTTAGCGTTCACACGGTAGTGTTGCGGGGCAACACTACCGCACAAAATATGCTGGGAATACTTCAAAAGAAAGCGATTCGGGTGATAGCAAATGTTTCTTTTTCCGAACACACATAAGAATTTTATCAACAAAACAGAATAATCAGAGCTGGTGGTATATATAAGTTCAAAACACTATGAAGCTATATATAGGTATGCTATGTTGGGAGAACTCGATGCATTCATAACCCTCGCAACTTTACAATCAATGTGCATGTCCATACCGTCACCAGGCACCATGGGAGATCCCATTCTCGCGTACTAATTATGGCTGTGAACGCCTTAATAATTCACTCGCCTCCCTACTTAACTATTTCAACAAACAAATTATTGATGTGTCATGACTAAACAAAACTATATTGTACGTTTCTTCTTATATAAGTTTATTACTAAAGAATCTCCCAGTTACCCAGAAATCCAGATGTAAAGCGCATAATGAAATGCTATACGTTTATCGATTTCATTACTGCGTCTCAGGCGTAAAGAAACCTTGAGCACGTACGTGTGCTCTGGCGCACCCATGCCACACAATGTGACAACTGTAATATGGCCTTGTACTTCtacatttcttcttttttattttaaatgtgcCGATGGCTTGCTGACCGATCCCCCGCTGTGGGTGTGTGCGAGAGTATAGAAATCATAAGGATCATCAACACGCGGCGGAGTTAGCGGTAGCATGATATCTACCGACCGCCTCTTATGCAACCCCATGCAGCTAGGGGTACGTGCCATAGTAAGAAAATCATAGCATAGAAAGGCGCATGAAAGTAAATGGGCAAATTTGCAGCATTtcattaaagggatacggacagaAAAGTTGgcaggtggttttttgcgtcggaacaaaagttgaactgctGAACATGAGGAATACAtgaagctgctttgaaaaaaagaacgagaaacatctttttttttgcgattttctgttgcaccttgccttcatgcggccgccggcagaagctgaaatttgacgtcataacacccacccgcggccaaggtcggccacagccgtcgcagtgtttca
This genomic stretch from Dermacentor silvarum isolate Dsil-2018 chromosome 2, BIME_Dsil_1.4, whole genome shotgun sequence harbors:
- the LOC119440029 gene encoding facilitated trehalose transporter Tret1-2 homolog — encoded protein: MQVAISAGVLSAYTLAGFAWEQQAAGCAMASMPMLALQRYVIENPRWLMSKGLILNADTAVMRLYGVDPPADFRQRKAEGVQEQQMGPTSYRLWPTHARMVSACLLLHLLQNISGAQLCLLRAIQVMGNAVAEISPQLLAAMLVAAHLGHWSVREESSPTSWGAVISVGLLVLAYSVGLCHLPALLTGEIMPSRIRLLGSSVVWSSRWLVAFLLMHFDVDVLGAFQQRGPLLALSLTMVVVATTATLLIPETEGRTLTQINTGS